The Apis mellifera strain DH4 linkage group LG16, Amel_HAv3.1, whole genome shotgun sequence genome has a segment encoding these proteins:
- the LOC107966034 gene encoding odorant receptor 4-like isoform X1 — protein sequence MLKMDINLTLNSLSYTSCTCICIMKYFNCLFHIKDIKNFLDEIKNDWNSLRNIEELRIIHEYSKTIKKITICFVIIIVPLQLVFFLNVFGNNILDILIPLNHTRPRTVPIEIYYFIDQQKFFFFFGMHLNIITSFGGLVYIAIETIYMGMIQHLCGLLKITSFRISHTFVANIPKISSTERSIIIRKKVMSIVYLHVKIKNYINWIQEKIIITYDLLILLGLIAFSIFIFELAKSITSRTNTNEIFSSLIFVICITIYGFIPNHFAQEIINHSSNIFIDTYNTEWYKLPIIEQKLLLFIMQNNLKNLNFVLLGTMIASYNVYVMILRTAFSYFMVIYSMD from the exons atgttaaaaatggacataaatttaacattgaatTCGTTGTCCTATACTTCGTGTACGTGTATTtgcattatgaaatattttaattgtttgtttCACATTAAAGAT ataaaaaactttctagatgaaattaaaaatgattggaaCTCATTAAGGAATATAGAAGAGCTCCGAATAATTCACGAATACTCTAAaaccataaaaaaaataacaatatgttTCGTTA tTATTATCGTGCCACTACAATTGGTATTCTTTTTGAATGTATTTGGTAATAATATCCTAGATATTTTGATTCCTTTAAATCACACTCGCCCACGGACAGTTCCAATTGAAATTTACTATTTCATCGATcagcaaaaatttttctttttttttggcatgcatttaaatattattaccagTTTCGGAGGATTAGTATATATCGCCattgaaacaatatatatggGTATGATACAACATCTTTGtggattgttaaaaattactag CTTTCGTATAAGTCATACATTTGTTGCAAACATACCAAAAATATCTTCTACAGAAAGAAGTATAATAATCCGCAAAAAAGTCATGtcaattgtatatttacatgtaaaaatcaaaaa TTATATCAATTGGATTCAAGAAAAGATAATCATAAcctatgatttattaatattattaggtTTAATTGCATTtagtattttcattttcgaa cTTGCCAAATCAATAACATCCAGAACTAAtacgaacgaaatattttcatctttaatttttgtaatttgcaTTACTATTTACGGATTTATTCCAAATCATTTTGCACAAGAGATAATCAATCAtagttctaatatttttatagatac ATATAACACAGAATGGTACAAGCTCCCAATAatagaacaaaaattattattgttcattatgcagaataatttgaaaaatcttaatttcgtGTTATTGGGTACCATGATTGCATcttataatgtatatgtaatg ATACTACGTACGGCATTCTCGTATTTCATGGTTATATATTCTATGGATTAA
- the LOC107966034 gene encoding uncharacterized protein LOC107966034 isoform X2: protein MLKMDINLTLNSLSYTSCTCICIMKYFNCLFHIKDIKNFLDEIKNDWNSLRNIEELRIIHEYSKTIKKITICFVIIIVPLQLVFFLNVFGNNILDILIPLNHTRPRTVPIEIYYFIDQQKFFFFFGMHLNIITSFGGLVYIAIETIYMGMIQHLCGLLKITSYINWIQEKIIITYDLLILLGLIAFSIFIFELAKSITSRTNTNEIFSSLIFVICITIYGFIPNHFAQEIINHSSNIFIDTYNTEWYKLPIIEQKLLLFIMQNNLKNLNFVLLGTMIASYNVYVMILRTAFSYFMVIYSMD, encoded by the exons atgttaaaaatggacataaatttaacattgaatTCGTTGTCCTATACTTCGTGTACGTGTATTtgcattatgaaatattttaattgtttgtttCACATTAAAGAT ataaaaaactttctagatgaaattaaaaatgattggaaCTCATTAAGGAATATAGAAGAGCTCCGAATAATTCACGAATACTCTAAaaccataaaaaaaataacaatatgttTCGTTA tTATTATCGTGCCACTACAATTGGTATTCTTTTTGAATGTATTTGGTAATAATATCCTAGATATTTTGATTCCTTTAAATCACACTCGCCCACGGACAGTTCCAATTGAAATTTACTATTTCATCGATcagcaaaaatttttctttttttttggcatgcatttaaatattattaccagTTTCGGAGGATTAGTATATATCGCCattgaaacaatatatatggGTATGATACAACATCTTTGtggattgttaaaaattactag TTATATCAATTGGATTCAAGAAAAGATAATCATAAcctatgatttattaatattattaggtTTAATTGCATTtagtattttcattttcgaa cTTGCCAAATCAATAACATCCAGAACTAAtacgaacgaaatattttcatctttaatttttgtaatttgcaTTACTATTTACGGATTTATTCCAAATCATTTTGCACAAGAGATAATCAATCAtagttctaatatttttatagatac ATATAACACAGAATGGTACAAGCTCCCAATAatagaacaaaaattattattgttcattatgcagaataatttgaaaaatcttaatttcgtGTTATTGGGTACCATGATTGCATcttataatgtatatgtaatg ATACTACGTACGGCATTCTCGTATTTCATGGTTATATATTCTATGGATTAA